A genomic stretch from Helianthus annuus cultivar XRQ/B chromosome 1, HanXRQr2.0-SUNRISE, whole genome shotgun sequence includes:
- the LOC110902104 gene encoding protein ASPARTIC PROTEASE IN GUARD CELL 1 produces the protein MLSEDDYSIHRDQHHHDYESLTLARLARDSHRVTSLLAKLNFAISGTNKSNSVYKVEDLTTPVTSGFFQGIEEYFAGVGLGTPVQMYHMVIDTGSDITWLQCQQCFNCYQQTEPIYDPSGSSSYNVLPCTSQQCESLYPRNCLSNQCLYQVLYGDGSSTNGNFVTKTILFGNSGFVLSVAIGEDEEGGGGWYFHE, from the exons ATGCTATCTGAAGATGATTATTCCATCCACCGTGACCAACACCACCATGATTATGAATCATTAACTCTCGCCAGACTCGCTCGTGACTCGCACCGAGTTACCTCACTCTTAGCAAAGCTCAATTTCGCAATCTCTGGAACCAACAAGTCAAATTCGGTGTATAAAGTGGAAGATTTAACTACTCCAGTTACATCAGGGTTTTTTCAAGGAATCGAGGAATACTTTGCTGGGGTTGGATTGGGTACGCCAGTGCAAATGTATCACATGGTGATTGACACTGGAAGTGACATAACGTGGCTTCAATGTCAGCAGTGCTTCAATTGCTACCAACAAACAGAGCCCATTTATGATCCTTCAGGTTCAAGTTCATACAATGTGTTACCCTGCACCTCTCAACAATGCGAGTCACTATACCCTCGGAATTGCTTGAGCAACCAGTGTTTGTATCAGGTGTTGTATGGAGATGGATCGTCTACTAACGGTAATTTTGTTACAAAGACGATATTGTTTGGGAATTCAGGATTTGTTCTGTCAGTAGCCATAGGGGAAGATGAAGAGGGTGGGGGTGGGTG GTATTTTCATGAGTAA